A stretch of Allostreptomyces psammosilenae DNA encodes these proteins:
- the nirB gene encoding nitrite reductase large subunit NirB codes for MTEHPNSRSEAPRHLVVAGHGMVGHRLVEALRSRDTDGQWNVTVLSEEPRPAYDRVALSSYFDGADEAALRLPDLDDAVDLRLGVTATAIDRAGRTVTTSTGETLGYDALVLATGSYPFVPPLPGHDAEGCFVYRTLEDLDAIRAAAQAAAAGGTGHGVVIGGGLLGLEAANALRLLGLTPHVIEMAPWLMPMQIDEGGGALLGRMISELGVEIHCGTGVGGVEVEDGRAVAVTLADGTRIPTDLVVFSAGVRPRDQLARDAGLAVGERGGVVVDLACRTEDEHIWAVGEVACIEGRVLGLVGPGNAMAEVVADRLLGGEAVFPGADTSTKLKLLGVDVASFGDAKATTPGALEVVLNDPVKGTYSKLVVSDDARTLLGGILVGDTSKYALLRPLIGSELPADPAVLLAPEGAGGEGGGIGVASLPDSAQICSCNAVTKGAICTAIHEGAADVPAIKACTKAGTSCGSCVPALKQLLAASGVAVSKALCEHFDQSRSELFEIVAATRITTFSELVARYGRGRGCDVCKPAVASILASQGNGHILQGEQASLQDTNDRFLANMQRNGTYSVVPRIPGGEITPEKLIVIGEVARDFGLYTKITGGQRIDLFGARLEQLPKIWKRLVDAGFESGHAYGKSLRTVKSCVGSTWCRYGVQDSVGLAVELELRYRGLRSPHKIKAGVSGCARECAEARGKDFGIIATEKGWNLYVGGNGGFTPRHAELLLADADHATLIKVIDRFLMFYIRTADRLQRTAAWIEAMDGGLDHLRSVIVDDSLGICADLEEAMAKHIADYTDEWNGVLQDPEKLARFTSFVNAPETPDPTISFTVEREQPVPTAPRPVALGMPSIGVPAATAPSAPAATPAPSATSVTTR; via the coding sequence ATGACCGAGCACCCCAACTCCCGATCCGAGGCCCCCCGCCACCTGGTGGTCGCCGGCCACGGCATGGTCGGCCACCGCCTCGTCGAGGCGCTGCGCTCCCGGGACACCGACGGGCAGTGGAACGTCACCGTGCTCTCCGAGGAGCCCCGCCCCGCCTACGACCGCGTCGCGCTCTCCTCCTACTTCGACGGCGCCGACGAGGCCGCGCTCCGCCTGCCCGACCTGGACGACGCCGTCGACCTGCGGCTCGGCGTGACCGCCACCGCCATCGACCGGGCCGGACGCACCGTCACCACCTCCACCGGCGAGACCCTGGGCTACGACGCGCTGGTCCTGGCCACCGGCTCCTACCCGTTCGTCCCGCCGCTGCCCGGCCACGACGCCGAGGGGTGCTTCGTCTACCGCACCCTGGAGGACCTCGACGCCATCCGCGCCGCCGCCCAGGCCGCGGCCGCCGGCGGCACCGGCCACGGCGTGGTCATCGGCGGCGGCCTGCTCGGCCTGGAGGCCGCCAACGCGCTCCGCCTGCTCGGCCTCACCCCGCACGTCATCGAGATGGCGCCGTGGCTGATGCCGATGCAGATCGACGAGGGCGGCGGCGCCCTGCTCGGCCGCATGATCAGCGAGCTTGGCGTCGAGATCCACTGCGGCACCGGCGTGGGCGGCGTGGAGGTGGAGGACGGCCGCGCCGTCGCCGTCACCCTCGCCGACGGCACCCGCATCCCCACCGACCTGGTGGTCTTCTCCGCCGGCGTCCGCCCCCGCGACCAGCTCGCCCGCGACGCCGGCCTGGCCGTCGGCGAGCGCGGCGGCGTCGTCGTCGACCTGGCCTGCCGCACCGAGGACGAGCACATCTGGGCCGTCGGCGAGGTCGCCTGCATCGAGGGCCGGGTCCTCGGTCTGGTCGGCCCGGGCAACGCCATGGCCGAGGTGGTCGCCGACCGCCTGCTCGGCGGCGAGGCCGTCTTCCCCGGCGCCGACACCTCCACCAAGCTCAAGCTGCTCGGCGTGGACGTGGCCAGCTTCGGCGACGCCAAGGCCACCACCCCCGGCGCCCTGGAGGTCGTGCTCAACGACCCGGTGAAGGGCACCTACTCCAAGCTGGTCGTCTCCGACGACGCCCGCACCCTGCTCGGCGGCATCCTGGTCGGCGACACCTCGAAGTACGCGCTGCTGCGCCCGCTCATCGGCAGCGAACTGCCCGCCGACCCGGCCGTGCTGCTCGCCCCCGAGGGCGCCGGCGGCGAGGGCGGCGGCATCGGCGTCGCCTCGCTGCCGGACAGCGCCCAGATCTGCTCGTGCAACGCCGTCACCAAGGGCGCCATCTGCACCGCCATCCACGAGGGCGCCGCCGACGTGCCGGCCATCAAGGCCTGCACCAAGGCCGGCACCTCCTGCGGCTCCTGCGTGCCGGCGCTCAAGCAGCTGCTGGCCGCCTCCGGCGTCGCCGTCTCCAAGGCGCTGTGCGAGCACTTCGACCAGTCCCGCAGCGAACTGTTCGAGATCGTCGCCGCCACCCGCATCACCACCTTCTCCGAGCTGGTCGCCCGCTACGGGCGCGGACGCGGCTGCGACGTCTGCAAGCCGGCGGTCGCCTCCATCCTGGCCTCCCAGGGCAACGGCCACATCCTCCAGGGCGAGCAGGCCTCCCTCCAGGACACCAACGACCGCTTCCTGGCCAACATGCAGCGCAACGGCACCTACTCGGTGGTGCCGCGCATCCCCGGCGGCGAGATCACCCCGGAGAAGCTGATCGTGATCGGCGAGGTCGCCCGCGACTTCGGCCTCTACACCAAGATCACCGGCGGCCAGCGGATCGACCTGTTCGGCGCCCGCCTGGAGCAGCTGCCGAAGATTTGGAAGCGCCTGGTCGACGCCGGCTTCGAGTCCGGCCACGCCTACGGCAAGTCGCTGCGCACCGTGAAGTCCTGCGTCGGCTCCACCTGGTGCCGCTACGGCGTGCAGGACTCCGTCGGCCTCGCCGTCGAGCTGGAGCTGCGCTACCGCGGCCTGCGCTCCCCGCACAAGATCAAGGCCGGCGTCTCCGGCTGCGCCCGGGAGTGCGCCGAGGCCCGCGGCAAGGACTTCGGCATCATCGCCACCGAGAAGGGCTGGAACCTCTACGTCGGCGGCAACGGCGGCTTCACCCCCCGCCACGCCGAACTGCTGCTCGCCGACGCCGACCACGCCACGCTGATCAAGGTCATCGACCGCTTCCTGATGTTCTACATCCGCACCGCGGACCGCCTCCAGCGCACCGCCGCCTGGATCGAGGCCATGGACGGCGGCCTGGACCACCTGCGCTCGGTGATCGTGGACGACTCCCTCGGCATCTGCGCCGACCTGGAGGAGGCCATGGCCAAGCACATCGCCGACTACACCGACGAGTGGAACGGGGTGCTCCAGGACCCGGAGAAGCTGGCCCGCTTCACCTCGTTCGTCAACGCCCCGGAGACCCCCGACCCGACGATCAGCTTCACCGTCGAGCGGGAGCAGCCGGTGCCCACCGCGCCGCGCCCGGTCGCCCTCGGCATGCCGTCGATCGGCGTCCCGGCCGCCACCGCCCCGTCCGCACCGGCCGCCACGCCCGCCCCGTCCGCCACCTCCGTCACCACCCGCTGA
- a CDS encoding FAD-dependent oxidoreductase: MTVRQFPRHGRLSHQVTPPAPAARPEPVRVVVVGNGMVGARLAEEVRRRDPFAASVQLTVVGAEPGPAYNRVLLPSVVAGTMAEDDIALHPEDWARTHHTDVRTGVAAVSIDRTARTVTCDDGQTLRYDTLVLATGANAIVPPVPGVRAADGTPGEGVTVLRTLDDCRRLAALVDRAAAEHGGIAVMGGGVLGLEAARALASRGVPVTVVHPAGHVMDRQLDPGAGRVLARSLERVGVRLRLGALATAWDAARGVLTLDDGHELHCTGVLLSTGAAPETRLASEAGLRVEGGIVIDDRLATSDPAVAAIGDCARHPDSPPGLVQPGWEQAAVLADRLTGTDPKARYRGSSPVTRLKAKGIDLACLGDPHAEDDGEYEVVRLEDPSRERYAKLVLRDDQVTGAIMLGVPDAAAGLVQLYDRGAPAPADRLALLLGRALPAGAAGADSPAQMDDSALVCRCNTVTKAALCAAWKAGETSADQLCSATRAATGCGGCRPAVEKIAAWLAETDGTDATPTPSTSGNDADDDAPNHPAAPVPVPAIAGGFA, from the coding sequence ATGACCGTACGGCAGTTCCCCCGGCACGGCAGGCTCTCCCACCAGGTGACGCCCCCGGCCCCGGCGGCCCGCCCCGAGCCGGTCCGCGTCGTCGTCGTCGGCAACGGCATGGTCGGCGCCCGGCTCGCCGAGGAGGTGCGCCGCCGCGACCCGTTCGCCGCCAGCGTCCAGCTCACCGTGGTCGGCGCCGAGCCCGGCCCCGCCTACAACCGGGTGCTGCTGCCGTCCGTCGTCGCCGGCACCATGGCCGAGGACGACATCGCCCTGCACCCCGAGGACTGGGCCCGCACCCACCACACCGACGTCCGCACCGGCGTGGCCGCCGTCTCCATCGACCGGACCGCCCGCACCGTCACCTGCGACGACGGCCAGACCCTGCGCTACGACACGCTCGTGCTGGCCACCGGCGCCAACGCCATCGTGCCGCCGGTGCCCGGCGTGCGCGCCGCCGACGGAACGCCGGGGGAGGGCGTCACCGTCCTGCGCACCCTCGACGACTGCCGGCGCCTCGCCGCCCTGGTCGACCGCGCCGCGGCCGAGCACGGCGGCATCGCGGTGATGGGCGGCGGCGTGCTCGGCCTGGAGGCCGCCCGCGCCCTCGCCTCCCGCGGCGTTCCGGTCACCGTCGTGCACCCCGCCGGCCACGTCATGGACCGCCAGCTCGACCCCGGCGCCGGCCGGGTGCTCGCCCGCTCGCTGGAGCGGGTCGGCGTCCGGCTGCGGCTCGGCGCCCTGGCCACCGCCTGGGACGCCGCCCGCGGCGTGCTCACCCTCGACGACGGCCACGAGCTGCACTGCACCGGCGTGCTGCTGTCCACCGGCGCCGCCCCGGAGACCCGACTGGCCAGCGAGGCCGGCCTGCGGGTGGAGGGCGGCATCGTCATCGACGACCGGCTGGCCACCTCCGACCCGGCCGTCGCCGCCATCGGCGACTGCGCCCGCCACCCCGACTCCCCGCCCGGACTCGTCCAGCCCGGCTGGGAGCAGGCCGCCGTCCTCGCCGACCGGCTCACCGGCACCGACCCCAAGGCCCGCTACCGCGGCAGCTCCCCGGTGACCCGGCTCAAGGCCAAGGGCATCGACCTGGCCTGCCTCGGCGACCCGCACGCCGAGGACGACGGCGAGTACGAGGTGGTCCGCCTGGAGGACCCCAGCCGCGAGCGGTACGCCAAGCTGGTGCTCCGCGACGACCAGGTCACCGGCGCCATCATGCTCGGCGTCCCGGACGCCGCCGCCGGCCTGGTGCAGCTGTACGACCGCGGCGCCCCGGCCCCCGCCGACCGCCTCGCCCTCCTCCTCGGCCGGGCCCTGCCGGCCGGCGCCGCCGGCGCCGACAGCCCCGCCCAGATGGACGACTCCGCGCTGGTCTGCCGCTGCAACACCGTCACCAAGGCCGCGCTGTGCGCCGCCTGGAAGGCCGGCGAGACCTCCGCCGACCAGCTGTGCAGCGCCACCCGTGCCGCGACCGGCTGCGGCGGCTGCCGCCCGGCCGTCGAGAAGATCGCCGCCTGGCTGGCCGAGACCGACGGCACCGACGCCACCCCCACCCCCTCGACGAGCGGCAACGACGCCGACGACGACGCCCCGAACCACCCCGCCGCTCCCGTTCCGGTACCGGCCATCGCTGGAGGATTCGCATGA